From a single Candoia aspera isolate rCanAsp1 chromosome 2, rCanAsp1.hap2, whole genome shotgun sequence genomic region:
- the TMBIM6 gene encoding bax inhibitor 1 — protein sequence MDIFNRNINFDALFKFSHISASTQQHLKKVYASFALCMFLAAAGAYLNVVTRLVQFGLLTGLGALGLMIWLMATPHSRETEEKRLAMLAGFAFLTGVNLGPLLEMCIAINPSIIPTAFLGTAVIFSCFSLSALFAKRRAYLYLGGVLFSGLFLMLLFSLVNIFLGSTWLFTANLYIGLMVMCGFVLFDTQLIIEKAENGDKDYIWHCVDLFLDFVNIFRELMVILGMNENKKKKEK from the exons ATGGATATTTTCAACAGGAACATAAATTTTGATGCCCTCTTCAAGTTTTCCCACAT TTCTGCATCAACCCAGCAGCACCTGAAGAAGGTCTATGCCAGCTTTGCATTATGTATGTTCCTAGCGGCAGCTGGTGCTTATCTCAATGTGGTAACTCGGTTGGTGCAG tttggACTGCTGACTGGCCTGGGAGCATTAGGCCTTATGATTTGGCTGATGGCCACACCCCACAGCCGAGAAACTGAAGAGAAACGGCTGGCTATGCTGGCAGGCTTTGCTTTCCTCACTG GAGTCAACCTGGGTCCTCTACTGGAGATGTGCATTGCCATCAACCCCAG CATCATCCCAACTGCTTTCCTGGGCACAGCAGTGATCTTCAGCTGCTTCTCCCTGAGTGCTCTCTTTGCCAAGCGCCGTGCCTACTTGTATCTAGGGG gcGTCCTGTTCTCTGGCCTGTTCTTGATGCTGCTGTTCTCCCTGGTCAATATTTTCCTGGGATCGACTTGGCTCTTCACA gctaATCTCTACATTGGACTTATGGTGATGTGTGGCTTTGTGCTGTTTGACACTCAGCTCATCATTGAGAAGGCTGAGAATGGAGACAAGGACTACATCTG GCACTGCGTGGATCTTTTCCTGGATTTTGTTAACATCTTCCGGGAGCTCATGGTCATCTTGGGCATGAATGAG aacaagaagaagaaagaaaaatga